Genomic window (Achromobacter sp. B7):
CATCGCTGATCGTCAGCGACTATCGCCTGCGCGACCACGAGACCGGCATCCACGTCATCGAGCGGCTGCGCGAGGAATACAACGACCCGGACTTGCCCGCCCTGCTGGTCAGCGGCGACACGGACCCCGCCCGCCTGGCCGAAGCCGCCGACCGTGGCATCCCCCTGCTGCACAAGCCCGTTGCGGTGCAGGCACTGCGCGAACGCGTAGCCGCGCTGCTGCAAGCGACGCACGCCACCGCGTCCTCTGGAGATACCGAATGACGGCCGTACTGCTGGTCGACGACCACGCCATGTTCCGCGAAGCCCTCGCCCTGGCCTTGGCCAACGCGGTACCCACGTTGACGCTGCATCCGGCCGCCAATGGCCGGGACGCGCTGGAGGTGCTGGCCCGCCATGACGACATCACTAATGTAATCATGGACTACTACCTACCGGATATCGCCGGCGCGGAATTGCTGCGGCGCATGCGACAACGTCGTTCGCAATTGCGCGTACTGGTGCTGTCCGCTTCGGAAGACCCCGAAGACCGGCGCCGCGCCATGGAAGCCGGCGCCCAGGCCTTCATGAACAAGTCGGCCAGTTGCCAGGAACTGGTGGCCGCGCTGGATGCCATCAACGATGCCTCCCCGCCCCTGCACCTGTCAGCGGCCGGCGGCGACGCGCACCCCACGCAAGACGAAGCGGCGCTGCTGCGCACGCTGACGCCGCGTCAGCAGGAAGTGTTGCGGCTGATGTGCGATGGCCTGCGCAACAAAGAAATCTCCGAGCGCTTGAGCATGACGGAAAAAACCGTGAAGACGCACGTGTCGGCCATCCTGGCCGCACTCGGCGTGCTTAATCGCACACAGGCGACGTTAGTGGCTCGACGCGGCGGCGTGTTCGGCCGGCCGGCGTAGCGCTGCGCCGCCCGCTGTCGGCGGCAATCTTTCCATCCACCAGCGATATCTCGCGGCCCGCGGCGGCGATGGTGTCCGGCCGATGCGCAACGATGACGCGCGTCATGGCCAGCCGCGCAATCGCCGTGTTGACCACGCGTTCACGGTCGATGTCCAAATGGCTGGTGGCCTCGTCCAGGAACAGCACGGACGGCTGCTTGTACAGCGCCCGCGCCAGCAGCACGCGCTGCTTCTGGCCGCCCGACAGCACCGTGCCCATATCGCCCACCAGCGTGTTGTAGCCCATGGGCATGGCAACGATATCGTCGTGAATGGCGGCGATGCGGGCGCAGCGCTGCGCGCGATCGGCATTGAAACGCGGATCGAAAAAACTGATGTTCTCGCCGATGGAACCCGCAAACAGCACATCGTCCTGCAAGACCGTGCCCGCCATCTTGCGCAGCGACGCCGCGCCCGGGCCGCGCACCGGTGCGCCGTCCACCAGCACTTCGCCATCGGTGGGCGTAAGAATACCCAGCAGGATATTGACCAGCGTGGTCTTGCCGCCGCCCGATGGCCCGGTGATGGCCACGGATTCGCCCGACTCGATCCGCAGGCTCACGCCGTCCAGCACATAGGGTTCATGCGGGCTGTAACGAAAGCGCAGGTTGCGCACCTCGATCACGGGCGGGCGCACGCCAGCGCCGCCGCCAGGATCTGCGATGTCGCGCGGCGTTTCATCGATGGCCTCCGGCGCTTCGCGCACGATATCGGCCAGCCGCTCGCCTTGCAGCCGCAACATCTTCACGTCCACCAGCTTGTCCAGCAACGCCGCCACGCGCTTGTCGAACAGCGTCTTGTAAACAATGAACGCCAGCAAGGCGCCGACGGTGAACTGGCCGTTCAGCACCAGCCGCGCGCCCGACCACAGAATGGCAATGGACGACAGCCCGAACAGCAAGCCATTGAACGTGCGAAAAAACAGCGTCCATTTCTGTACACGCAAATCGGCGTTGATTTCATTGACCAGCAAGGCCAGCCACCGTGATCGGCGGTCGTCCTGATGCTGGAACAGCTTGATGGCCTTGACGCCGCGCACCGTTTCCAGAAAGTGCGACTGTTCTTTCGCGGCGTGCACGATGTGCTCTTCGGTGGCGTAGCGCAGCGACGCATAGCCGGCCCACCGCGCAAGCCCATACAGCGCCATTGCCCCCAACGCGATCCACGCCAGCGGCGGGCTGTACAGGAACATCAGCACCAGCGTAATCACCATCACCATGCCGTCCAGCAGGGCTTCCAGGAACGACGTGGTCACGGTGCGCTGGATGGCGTCGATGGCGCCGAAGCGCGACACGATGTCGCCCAGGTGACGCCGTTCGAAATAGCCGACCGGCAAGCGCAGCAGATGCGTGAAGACGTTCGTGCGCCATTGCAGATTCAGCGTCGTGCCCAGGTACAGCAGCATCCAGCTGCGCGCGACCGAGGTCAGTTGCAGCATCACCATCAACAGCCCGAAGGCCAGCGCCAAGGTGGTCAGCAGGTCGCGGTCGCCGGTGTTCAGCACATGGTCCACCACCCATTGCAGAAAGAAGGGCTGCACCACCGTCAGCACTTCCAGCGCCAGCGCCAACAGCAGCACTTGTGAAAACGCCGCGCCCAGGCCCGCGATGCGCCCGGTCAGTTCGCGCAGCCGCACGGGCCGCGCCTCGTGCGCGGTGACGAAATCCGGCGTGGGCCAAAGTTCCAGGGCCACGCCGGTGTACGACGCCGACAACTCGCTGATGGCGACCTTGCGGGTGCCGCGCGCCGGATCGATCAGCGTGGCCCACCGCCCATTGATGGCGGTCAGCACCACAAAGTGGTTGAACTCCCAGTGCAGGATGCACGGCAGCGCCAGCTTGCCCAACGCGCCCAACCCCGCCTTGACGGGACGCGAGGCCAGCCCCAGCTGGCTGGCCACATGGATCAGCGTCGCCAGGGTCGAGCCTGACAGCGACACCGGAAAGCGGCCGCGCAGGCTGGCCAGGCTTTGGTGATGCCCATGAAAGCCGGCGATCATGCCCACGCAGGCCAGCCCGCATTCGGCCGCCTCGGTCTGCAACAGGCGCGGCACGCGGCGTTTGACGCCCAGCGTCAGGCGTTCAAGCATCGTCATAGTTTTCCCGCCAGTTGGTGGGCGGGGTCGATGGCCCATTGATAGAGCCGCCGCGTCTGTTGCAGCAGGTCGGCGTCCAGGCGCATGCCGGGGCGCAGGGTCAGCGACTGCCCATCGGGTCCGC
Coding sequences:
- a CDS encoding peptidase domain-containing ABC transporter → MTMLERLTLGVKRRVPRLLQTEAAECGLACVGMIAGFHGHHQSLASLRGRFPVSLSGSTLATLIHVASQLGLASRPVKAGLGALGKLALPCILHWEFNHFVVLTAINGRWATLIDPARGTRKVAISELSASYTGVALELWPTPDFVTAHEARPVRLRELTGRIAGLGAAFSQVLLLALALEVLTVVQPFFLQWVVDHVLNTGDRDLLTTLALAFGLLMVMLQLTSVARSWMLLYLGTTLNLQWRTNVFTHLLRLPVGYFERRHLGDIVSRFGAIDAIQRTVTTSFLEALLDGMVMVITLVLMFLYSPPLAWIALGAMALYGLARWAGYASLRYATEEHIVHAAKEQSHFLETVRGVKAIKLFQHQDDRRSRWLALLVNEINADLRVQKWTLFFRTFNGLLFGLSSIAILWSGARLVLNGQFTVGALLAFIVYKTLFDKRVAALLDKLVDVKMLRLQGERLADIVREAPEAIDETPRDIADPGGGAGVRPPVIEVRNLRFRYSPHEPYVLDGVSLRIESGESVAITGPSGGGKTTLVNILLGILTPTDGEVLVDGAPVRGPGAASLRKMAGTVLQDDVLFAGSIGENISFFDPRFNADRAQRCARIAAIHDDIVAMPMGYNTLVGDMGTVLSGGQKQRVLLARALYKQPSVLFLDEATSHLDIDRERVVNTAIARLAMTRVIVAHRPDTIAAAGREISLVDGKIAADSGRRSATPAGRTRRRVEPLTSPVCD
- a CDS encoding response regulator transcription factor, encoding MTAVLLVDDHAMFREALALALANAVPTLTLHPAANGRDALEVLARHDDITNVIMDYYLPDIAGAELLRRMRQRRSQLRVLVLSASEDPEDRRRAMEAGAQAFMNKSASCQELVAALDAINDASPPLHLSAAGGDAHPTQDEAALLRTLTPRQQEVLRLMCDGLRNKEISERLSMTEKTVKTHVSAILAALGVLNRTQATLVARRGGVFGRPA